In a genomic window of Thermoproteus tenax Kra 1:
- a CDS encoding BMP family lipoprotein, with protein MSPKTISIIVVIIIVAIAAAIFLTQQRGTPQAGATTQNATSKQIYVIYDIGGRGDLSFNDMAYLGASKAAQDFGLQLVQLQSKTQDDYLPNLRLAAKNNPLLIVAVGFLMTDAVKEAATEFPNAHFVIIDGFVNKSNVLSIQFKENEGSALVGALAALTAYYFNCTKVGIVLGMDIPVLWKFEIGYAYGVRWAQQYIAQKFGKNVTFTIYYVYTGSFNDPAKGKQAAQAMLAQGVCVIYQAAGATGLGVFDAVAEAGQKMGRTMGPPFAIGVDADQDYIKPGFILASMMKRVDVAVYKAAQMAVNGQFKGGLMLLGLKDGGVSVSTLDDLNQFLQLGIQAGAVKASDAQNIINKVKEMRDSIPQWIWQAVDELKEEIISGKVQVPLPTTRDQLNYYRQVLGLTGSG; from the coding sequence ATGAGCCCAAAGACTATATCAATAATTGTTGTAATAATTATCGTTGCCATTGCCGCCGCGATATTCCTCACCCAACAGAGGGGCACCCCCCAGGCCGGCGCTACTACGCAGAACGCGACCTCTAAACAGATATATGTCATATATGATATAGGCGGGCGCGGCGATCTGTCGTTCAACGACATGGCCTATTTAGGCGCCTCCAAGGCCGCCCAAGATTTCGGGCTCCAGCTTGTGCAACTTCAGAGCAAGACCCAAGACGACTACCTGCCCAATTTGAGACTGGCGGCGAAGAACAATCCACTATTGATAGTGGCCGTAGGCTTTCTGATGACCGACGCAGTTAAGGAGGCGGCCACCGAGTTCCCGAACGCCCACTTCGTTATTATAGACGGCTTTGTCAATAAATCAAATGTCTTGTCTATACAGTTTAAGGAGAACGAGGGCAGCGCCCTGGTCGGCGCCCTCGCGGCGCTTACGGCATACTACTTCAACTGCACCAAGGTGGGCATAGTGTTGGGCATGGACATACCTGTGCTCTGGAAGTTCGAAATAGGCTACGCCTACGGCGTGAGGTGGGCGCAACAGTATATTGCCCAGAAGTTCGGCAAAAACGTCACCTTCACTATCTATTACGTCTACACCGGCTCCTTCAACGACCCAGCCAAGGGCAAACAAGCGGCTCAAGCCATGTTGGCCCAAGGCGTATGCGTCATATATCAAGCGGCTGGCGCCACAGGCCTAGGAGTTTTTGACGCAGTGGCTGAGGCAGGACAGAAGATGGGTCGGACAATGGGCCCGCCGTTCGCCATAGGAGTTGACGCAGATCAAGACTACATTAAGCCGGGCTTCATCTTGGCCTCTATGATGAAGCGCGTGGACGTCGCCGTCTATAAGGCGGCCCAGATGGCGGTCAACGGGCAGTTCAAGGGAGGGCTAATGTTGCTCGGTCTCAAAGACGGCGGCGTATCGGTGAGCACGTTGGACGACCTGAACCAGTTCCTACAGTTGGGCATTCAGGCGGGCGCCGTGAAGGCGTCGGACGCCCAGAACATCATTAATAAAGTCAAGGAGATGCGCGACTCTATACCTCAGTGGATATGGCAGGCTGTGGACGAGCTTAAGGAGGAGATAATATCGGGCAAGGTGCAAGTGCCGTTGCCCACTACGAGGGACCAGCTTAACTACTATAGACAAGTCCTCGGACTGACCGGGTCCGGCTAA